A window of Daphnia pulicaria isolate SC F1-1A chromosome 4, SC_F0-13Bv2, whole genome shotgun sequence genomic DNA:
AGAAGACCGGTATAATTGTAGTGAAATGTTGGGtttgaaattcgaaaaaaaggaataaggcATTCCTTCACATTTGCAATTTGCTCTTGTGTTAAGTAGGATAGGCATTTTGATAACAGAACGCGTATATTAGTTTGGGCATTGGAGCTGTTACGGTGAAAGTATCGCGATATTGAAAACACGTTTGTTAAAGCTGCTCTGCTGTCGCATTTCTTAGGATCAAAGCTTCTTTCCAACAACGTAGTCCACGCCAAAATATAAATTCGTTCAACTGAGTTTTCTGATGGATATTGTAACAATTGTAACAACGTGTTTGTTTGAAGATGAAGGCGATACCCATACACTCAAGCGCAACAATTTTATCCGGCCGAGGGATTGAACTTGCCATTATTGAGTTTAAAACAAACTCTAACCACAGAGGCTCGTCAATGTTAATATCAACGAGATATTCTATCAATTTGGTAATTGGCATTTGATGGCAAATATCACGAATGATCGCAATGTCAGGTGATAGTACAAACGGCTCGGTGACTTCTATCAAATTAAACGTTTCCCATGAAAAAGGACTTACATTTTCAATGGAGGTTTTCCATGTACTGCCCATTATGTGCTTTTCAGTTGTTTTATCAGGAACTCGAGCACGTCGTAAAATTTGCTTTCAACAGCCACTTTTAGACACGCATCACCATGTTTGTTGATACAAGTGTCCATAAAATTAGCCACGATTGCCTCCCGTCCGTGTTTTTGGCATAACGCGTTTAATTCATCAAACGAACCTTCGCTGACAGCTTTGCAAAAGAGATCGGACACATTAGGAGCAGCCATAACGAATAATtaataatggaaaaaaaaaacagtaacTGAGAATGCAAACAGAACAGAAGGAAAAATGTAGCTCaacagaacaaaaacaagtggAAGACTGTCGATATATTGTCGCATTTCTGTCGCAACGTTATTTTTGCAAACTTGACCTTGTCCTACTCCGATTCTGAAAATCGACGTTGTCCTTTCCCCAACGTTTGCTCGCCACCCAAGATGATATTTCCGAAACCGAAGGCGAGCCATCAAGAGCTTCCCCCACTTTACTTTCAAACAACCTCGTCATGGGATGTAATtacatcctttttttcttatacaaaATAGgggacaaaagaaaagaagctaaGAAATGTTAGAAAGATTTACTGTTATTGCACGGCATGGAACAAGTGCTATGACACAGGACAAGCTTTCagttttgattcttttccgtGTGACTGTAGCAGCAGAAGGGCGGCATTCATCAAACGAACAAGATGTCGAAATCAACATCAACCCCTAAACCATCGTTGGCAACCTTATCGACAAGGAATGTTTAATCATGAACTTAACAAGGATTATTAACTAGACGTCATAAcagcataataataatagcttAACAATGACCGAAAGGAACTGGAGAAAACGCGTCATCATTATTTGCGGTTTAGCAGGGACTCCGGACTAGGAAATCCACAATCTTATCCAActtctacaaaaaaatgaaaaaagagccAAGAGAAGTCGAAGTCGAAGGGATGACAAAAAAGTGGATGGACTATTTTCCATAATTGTTCGATTCGATGGCCCCAAAAGTTTATCTACGTACATTTAGATGAATAGTTGTGAGAGATTTCGTCTTACCTTTGGTTGCTTGTCTTCACGAAGTTCTCCTTGAGCCAATGTGCCTGTAGATACAAATAAGTATTTCATTTCTGTCTCTGCTTTCTGCAACTATAAATGTGATTGGCTGTTAAATAAATTGAGCTGAAAATTGGCATCATAGACGAACACCTTTTGTTCTAGAGCTGATGGAGTAGATGGTGGTCCCACTATGAATTCAGCCATGTCCTCAGATCTCTGCCATTTGGCCTGATCGGGAGCTGTTTgatgtctctcttttttaagtCCTCACTATCTGTTATTAGATACCTgtatataaaacaaaacacatgATAAAGGAATAAAATTCAGATAAAGAATTAAGAACAACCATTCAACTTAATAGCGTAACCCGTTATTCGAAAGACCGTAAACTAAAcccttttgattgaaatttgaatcagctgtttttattttgttgagcAATATCAATAAAGCCACCTGGCGGACAAGTTATTAACACTGAtaaaaacgaatttgattAGCGCTggcttcaatttgttttcattaggCCTAAACTTTCCTATTCCCTTtctaattcaagaaatttgaaaaggaaTCTAAAAAAGGTACACTGTTGGTAACGACTACGAAGTACGTTATTcaatttataataaataaatccaGTGGTCACAGCTCCCTTtacaaaaaaagctacgacagaGGATGTACCCTGCAACCTGACTACGACCGACTACTGGAAATTTGTCAATCCAATGATTCAAAGTTAgtcattttaataaaaatttttaacactGGAACGGCCGCCTATCCTTTGCACTAAAAAACCGCAGCAATGCGTGCATTCAAACTATCCATTCAAGCAAAATCTTTCGGTTCATGTAATAGTAAAGTAATAACATaccacaacaaaaaatgaatgaataaaatagGGCTGTAAGAATTTAAGCACAAGTCTTCGCTATACATGAAGTGTCTTTAAAAAAGATGTGATCAATTTGATTTGCAAATTTACTTGGCCTATCCAATCAATAACGTTAAACACTGATTTTCACGATTAAtcaacgaagaaaaacaatcaaattaaaacgagttttaatgttattttcaaatcgCCATCTAATCACCAGCCCTCGTATATGTTTCTGAACAGAAAAAGTAATTTTCGTagattcaattattattactattacaACTATTACAATTATTATTCCGCTTCAGCGCATAAGAAAACTTGTAACTCAGTGCGGCGCATTGTCCGGCTAAAGATCAGAATCCGCAACTTTTTTGGAAGATCGCATAGGAAACATTGAATTTAGTGGCGTGGCGTATTTTTTCGATTGAGTTCCAGACTTTTCTCTCAACAACTTGGCCAATCCAAATTGATCCTTTGGCGTTGCgttctccttttcttcgttGAGCTTGGCATATGGCGCGTTCATATTCAAATAGTCCGAGCTGACCGACGACTCCATGTGGCTGCAGATAATTTCTTCCATTTGACTGAAGGTGGGCCTCTCCTTGGGATCCGATTTCCAGCAATCGGCCATCATTTCACTGAAGAAGTTGGGCGCCAGTTCCGGTTTGTCCATCCGATatcctttttgaatttctttcatgAGTATGTGACCGACGTCCATACCTAAttcaacagaaaaatattCGTAATTAGGCCTACATAGAATTAATTATGGATTAGGGAAACGTCAAATTCACACCTGGATATGGAACTcggccaaaagaaaatatttcccaGAGGACAACTCCGTACGACCAAACGTCGGATTGACTGGAAAAGATGTGATCAATCAAGGATTCAATCGCCATCCACTTCACCGGCATCAAAccctaacatttaaaatattatttttaaaaaatcaaattattatttttaatattattataaagaaaggttataactttaattttcaattacttGTCCGCCTTTTTCGTAATTTTCATCGTAATACATTTTCTTCGCCATTCCAAAGTCGGCCACTTTTGCTATTCCATGGTCAGCGAGCAGAATATTTCGGGCGGCCAGATCACCATGGAGGACCTATCCGTAATAATGCGAGTCATATCCAGTAATATCTATGTCTTCACTAGAAAGACTTACCTTTTTGCTAACCAGGTAGTCCATTCCTCGAGCTATTTGAAAAGACCAAGAAATGAGATCTGTTGTTGAAATCGGCCGATCTAAGTTTCCGTCCAGATCTTGTAGGTTGGAAACTGCCATAGAAACAGACAAACAGAAGGATTTATTTCATTCCGGGGTAATTCgataatcatttaaaattaatctgACATGTGCTTTTACTTGAGACGTCTAAAAATTCAGAGGATGAATTCACGCCAGGATGATCGTCAGCTTGCGAATCGCTCGTCTTGACTTGCGATGAGTTTTCTTCCCATTTTGACCTGTggattttaattcaattaaacttttttattacgtcaaaatgaagaaagttcTTTACCTGGTGAAATGGCTTTCTAATTCGTCTTGCGTTTTCAGGTTCCCAAATTCGTCCACCAAATTAACAAAGTTCTTCCTGTGGTTTATCAAAAACGATTGCAAATTCCCGAACCGACAATATTCAACGATCACTAAAAGTTCTCCTAAAAAGTATAACGACAATTGTAAGAAAATACGCAACATGTTCGAACACTTTGGACTAGTTAATTACCTTTGTGCATTTGCTTAGTGCAGGCTCCCAGCAGATTGACGACGTTGAGGTGCGATCCCAAATAGACGAGGATTTTCAGTTCACTGATAAGTGCTTCCATTGCAGTGACGTTGGCTTCCGACCGAACCATTTTGACGGCCACTGTTTTGACAGTTTCTTCAGAGTCTTTGAGTCCCACTGCTTCCGCTTTGACTACACGACCAAAGCAGCCAACTCCCAGCTGGACTCCTAAAATAACAATGAGAATAATGATTCTGTTTTTGAAGACATGaaactagaaaataaaaacgaaccgAGTTTCAGTCGACTTCTTGGAAATTCCCAGCGTCTATCATAGGGTAGGAACTCTACCTGGTCTTCAATTGGTGACTGGTTATTAATTTGATTGGCATTTCCATTCAGCAATCTCATTAACGCTTCCTGTGAAACTCGTTGGTTCTTTTGTttgatatttcaaatttagcgAAAGAATGAAAGAACATAAGTAAGATTCCATACACATACATGAGGCCTActtgttaattaattaatgcataaaatatttataccTTGTCGTAATAAAATTTAACTCCAACGATGACAATTAGTACCAAAAGTAAAACGGCAAATGTTGTAGAAACGGCGATGACGACGGTCTCGACATTTTCTGGGATTCTGTCAAGGTAAGAGACCGTGAAATTTCTGTATTTCACATCACCTGGAAAGCTGACTTTCCACTGACAAGCGTAACTTCCATTTTCACCCATCTTTCCTTGCAACGGTAAGATTGAAGAGGTACTATCGGAGTAGACTGGTCCTGAATATTCTTTCCCATCCTGTAAACGTAATGTttgataaatattttaaatgtgaagaattaattttgaatcaaATCATTCACCTTAAACCATGTGATGCGAGTATTCTGAGATCCTTGAAAGCAAGTTAAGTCTTGAGCGATATCCTTCTCAAGTTGAACAGATCTAAGCTTAGAGTCGCCA
This region includes:
- the LOC124337724 gene encoding vascular endothelial growth factor receptor 3-like; translated protein: MSSMYILFGIAMLSLIHLVIAENLTDWNTGDGGFKWRTDCYFHRNDIGIIPLTDAQGKECGRLCIANPQCSHFSFGYEQNCYMQKAPLTKPRQDNYKIPTICGIIPWRFGSEPAKDDWKNDNSSGAQNCGFYGNNSLILTTECRQAKDCSYWYEQVRPTNGSTSCKLVDGSSGSCCPEIPKPTEISKETQYIRMIPGGGERIIDAGTTLTLTCVYAFENENQRNTFNFSWKIPDYLTNHAELSDLDNRLLKTFGRNETHMTSTLSLVNARARDTGNFGCRGIPYGFANTFTVNQYVYVFNDTELVIIEGNEYYIIIPHGETNYPFKCKPTHPDVNVSLIHGHQYTVRGQNCLEPKSDLLSDPNSNWSFEKRNGLKLKKAKIDDNGIFNCIGTYKNKKHTRDLFLFIAGMELAKIDGANDPFEGSNVTLSCRTYQYAASSTPPKWSYQINGNGQMQIIEEMNPSEGIKISREKFDYDGNKALYENKLYIFDISSDAYAFQCQGSKFTENISFRVKELNGDSKLRSVQLEKDIAQDLTCFQGSQNTRITWFKDGKEYSGPVYSDSTSSILPLQGKMGENGSYACQWKVSFPGDVKYRNFTVSYLDRIPENVETVVIAVSTTFAVLLLVLIVIVGVKFYYDKNQRVSQEALMRLLNGNANQINNQSPIEDQVEFLPYDRRWEFPRSRLKLGVQLGVGCFGRVVKAEAVGLKDSEETVKTVAVKMVRSEANVTAMEALISELKILVYLGSHLNVVNLLGACTKQMHKGELLVIVEYCRFGNLQSFLINHRKNFVNLVDEFGNLKTQDELESHFTRSKWEENSSQVKTSDSQADDHPGVNSSSEFLDVSISNLQDLDGNLDRPISTTDLISWSFQIARGMDYLVSKKVLHGDLAARNILLADHGIAKVADFGMAKKMYYDENYEKGGQGLMPVKWMAIESLIDHIFSSQSDVWSYGVVLWEIFSFGRVPYPGMDVGHILMKEIQKGYRMDKPELAPNFFSEMMADCWKSDPKERPTFSQMEEIICSHMESSVSSDYLNMNAPYAKLNEEKENATPKDQFGLAKLLREKSGTQSKKYATPLNSMFPMRSSKKVADSDL